A window of the Paralichthys olivaceus isolate ysfri-2021 chromosome 5, ASM2471397v2, whole genome shotgun sequence genome harbors these coding sequences:
- the txn2 gene encoding thioredoxin, mitochondrial isoform X2 — MAHRLLVRRIWTLSAKDTRCLPTSTASIASSSFSTSLQSATARVLLLSPSRTLPRSLPHTFSRTVSFNVQDHEDFTERVINSELPVLVDFHAQWCGPCKILGPRLEKAIAKQKGRVAMAKVDIDDHTDLAIEYGVSAVPTVIAIRGGDVVDQFVGIKDDNELDSFVSKVIGQ, encoded by the exons ATGGCTCACAGGCTGCTAGTACGTAGAATTTGGACGCTGTCCGCGAAAGATACCCGCTGCCTCCCAACATCCACTGCCTCCATCGCGTCCTCttccttctccacctccctgCAGTCCGCCACAGCCCgggtcctcctcctctctccgtcGCGCACTCTGCCTCGCTCCCTTCCTCACACCTTCAGCCGGACGGTCTCCTTCAATGTCCAGGACCACGAGGACTTCACAGAGAGGGTCATCAACAGCGAACTGCCCGTGCTCGTTGACTTCCACGCACA GTGGTGTGGTCCCTGTAAGATCCTCGGGCCGAGGTTGGAGAAGGCTATTGCGAAACAGAAAGGCCGCGTTGCCATGGCCAAAGTGGACATAGACGATCACACAGACCTCGCTATTGAATATGGG GTGTCTGCTGTCCCGACAGTCATCGCCATCCGGGGAGGGGACGTCGTCGACCAATTTGTTGGGATCAAAGATGACAATGAGCTGGACTCATTTGTCAGCAAAGTCATTGGACAGTGA
- the txn2 gene encoding thioredoxin, mitochondrial isoform X1, which produces MYFSQMAHRLLVRRIWTLSAKDTRCLPTSTASIASSSFSTSLQSATARVLLLSPSRTLPRSLPHTFSRTVSFNVQDHEDFTERVINSELPVLVDFHAQWCGPCKILGPRLEKAIAKQKGRVAMAKVDIDDHTDLAIEYGVSAVPTVIAIRGGDVVDQFVGIKDDNELDSFVSKVIGQ; this is translated from the exons ATGTATTTTTCACAGATGGCTCACAGGCTGCTAGTACGTAGAATTTGGACGCTGTCCGCGAAAGATACCCGCTGCCTCCCAACATCCACTGCCTCCATCGCGTCCTCttccttctccacctccctgCAGTCCGCCACAGCCCgggtcctcctcctctctccgtcGCGCACTCTGCCTCGCTCCCTTCCTCACACCTTCAGCCGGACGGTCTCCTTCAATGTCCAGGACCACGAGGACTTCACAGAGAGGGTCATCAACAGCGAACTGCCCGTGCTCGTTGACTTCCACGCACA GTGGTGTGGTCCCTGTAAGATCCTCGGGCCGAGGTTGGAGAAGGCTATTGCGAAACAGAAAGGCCGCGTTGCCATGGCCAAAGTGGACATAGACGATCACACAGACCTCGCTATTGAATATGGG GTGTCTGCTGTCCCGACAGTCATCGCCATCCGGGGAGGGGACGTCGTCGACCAATTTGTTGGGATCAAAGATGACAATGAGCTGGACTCATTTGTCAGCAAAGTCATTGGACAGTGA